A region of the Polaribacter sp. L3A8 genome:
TCAAAATTTCTTGCTAATGAAACCTTAAAAGATGTTTCATTAGAACAACTGCTTACGGCGTCTTCATTGTAAATATATATCGTTGAGTTATTTGTTATTTTTTCACCTGCAGATAATTTTGTACCACCTCCGGATGGAGCTGTATAATATTCTCCGTTTGTTAGTGTTGGTAATGTGTACTCATCACAAACTTGCACATCTGGTAAGTTATCAACTAAAGGTATTGCGCTAATTTTTATATTGAAACTAACCACATCAAAACAGGTTTTATCTTTATTAGATAATCTTGCCCAAAGCGTAAATGAATTACTTGGTATTGTATAATTTGCAGGGGCTGTAATAGGATCTAAATTGTTATTTGCATTATCTTCTGTTGTATAATAGTTGATATTGTAATTTGCAGCCGTTAATCCGTTTAGTATTATAGAATCTATTCTATTTGGAATATTAATGATTGTATTATCTGTACAAATTGATACATCATCTGGTTTTGTAGCTTTAATAGTTGTTATTTTAATTTCATCTTTTAATTGACAACTAACATCGGTTAAAGACGTAATTGTTAACCCGTAGGTATCTGGAGTGTTAACTGTTATTTCTGTTCCGATTTCTGTTAAAGGAATCCCGTTTTTTGTCCATTCAAATTTATAATTGTCTGTTTTAGAAAATCCAGAATCTAAAACAACTTCTTCTCCATCACAAATTTCTTTATTAGAACCTAAATCTAAAGTATTGGTAAAAATTCCTGGTGCAATAAAAACAGCAGAATCATAATCTGAATTACTATAGTCTCCAATAACAAACTTTATTTGATATTCATTATTGGGAATTACGGTTGCAGAGGCATTTATAACTTCAGTAAAACCTCTCATATTAATAGTTGAGTTGTTACTATTATTACCATAATAAGATCCAAATAATTCTATATTACTTGAATCGCAGATACCGTTATGTTGATTATCTCTAATGTTTTCAACAGATATATTTGTATCGGATTCTGGTATTGTTGCAATATTAATAGCGTCTCCTGTATCTATATTTGTTAATATGATTGCAAATAAATCTCTACTTTTACACTGAAACTCTCCATATTCATTAGAGGCAAATATGTAATTAAAGCTAATTTTTTTTCCTATTGGAGTAAAATTAAATTCTAAAAAACCTACGTCGGTAATATTAGAAATATCTCCTTCTTGTTCATTTATTTGTTGTAAATCTGTATCACCATTAGTAGAGTTTTCTGTACTTAGGTTTGTATTTGTAAAGGAACCCTCGGAGTTTTTTGCTGTTCCTGTTCTAATAATAATACCTTTCGATATTGGAAAACTACCTCCATTATTATTAAAAGAAGCAACAGATTGGTTAGAAGAGATATTAAAATTAGATTTTGAGATACAAGTACTCTCAACAAGTTGGTTTACAAGCTGTTCTTCTGTATAAGAAGTATCATCTACACTTACGGTTTGAGAAAATAATGAACTTGAAATTATTAGTGTAATAATAAAAACAAAAGTGTCAAAAAATCTATTTAAGGGGGGTGTCATTTCTGCTATTTTTTTATGTTGATAATTATCTAAAATTAATGAATAAAAACAAGATATCAAAAAAAGAACTTAAAGAATTAATAAGTTAATATCTCTAAAAGGTAAATCGAACCAATCTGCAACAGTTCTGTTTGTTAGAATTCCGTGATAAAAATACATTCCGTTTCGTAAACTTTTATCAAAACGGGCAGCGTTTTCAAAACCACCTTCTTCTGCAATATTTAATAAATAAGGCGTAAAAATATTACTAATAGACAAAGAAGCTGTTCTTGCATAACGGGCAGGAATATTAGGTACGCAATAATGTACAACTCCGTGTTTTATAAATGTAGGTGTTTTATGTGTAGTTACATTAGAGGTTTCAAAACAACCACCTCTATCTATACTTACATCAATAATTACAGCACCTTCTTTCATCGTTTCTACCATTTCTTCGGTAGCACAAATGGGCGATCTATTTTTACCTCTAATGGCTCCAATAGCAACATCGGCACGCATTAATGCTTTTGCAACAGACTTTGGTTGTAAGGTAGATGTGTAAATTGGTGAATTAAGGCAATCTTGTAATTTACGTAATTTACTAATAGAATTGTCAAAAACTTTTACTCTTGCTCCTAATCCAATTGCTGTTTTTGCAGCATATTCTCCAACCGTTCCTGCACCGAAAATAACAACACTAGAAGGCGGAACACCACCTATGTTGCCTAATAATAGGCCATTACCTTTATTAATTCCGCTCATTAATTCTGCGGCAATTAATACAGAGGCTGTACCTGCAATTTCACTTAAAGATTTTACAATAGGATAGGTGTTGTGGTCATCTTTTATATAATCGAAAGCCACTGCTGTAATTCGTTTTTTTGCGAGACATTCAAAATAATTTTTGTTCTGAGTTTTTAATTGTAAAGAAGAAATTAGAATCGTTTGAGGATTTATATATTCTATTTCTCTTTCTGTTGGTGGCGCTACTTTTAAAACAATATTACATTTAAAAGCTTCTTCTACATCGTAAGAAATTTTTGCACCTGCTTCAGAGTATTCTCTATCGGCATAATTTGCATTGTCTCCAGCACCTGTTTCTACAACTATTCTATGCCCATGAGCGCATAAAGCAGAAACAGCATCTGGTGTTAAGCAAACACGCTTTTCGCCTAAATAAGTTTCTTTAGGTAGGCCTATAAAAAGTTCTCCTTTTTGTCTTTTAATTTCTAACATTTCTTCTTGT
Encoded here:
- a CDS encoding alanine dehydrogenase, translated to MSSFSPFSKEELLPQEEMLEIKRQKGELFIGLPKETYLGEKRVCLTPDAVSALCAHGHRIVVETGAGDNANYADREYSEAGAKISYDVEEAFKCNIVLKVAPPTEREIEYINPQTILISSLQLKTQNKNYFECLAKKRITAVAFDYIKDDHNTYPIVKSLSEIAGTASVLIAAELMSGINKGNGLLLGNIGGVPPSSVVIFGAGTVGEYAAKTAIGLGARVKVFDNSISKLRKLQDCLNSPIYTSTLQPKSVAKALMRADVAIGAIRGKNRSPICATEEMVETMKEGAVIIDVSIDRGGCFETSNVTTHKTPTFIKHGVVHYCVPNIPARYARTASLSISNIFTPYLLNIAEEGGFENAARFDKSLRNGMYFYHGILTNRTVADWFDLPFRDINLLIL